In the Natronolimnobius baerhuensis genome, one interval contains:
- the yqeC gene encoding selenium cofactor biosynthesis protein YqeC, with protein sequence MDLPSALEAEGNTVCVVGAGGKKSTLYALAGHLERAVVTATVRIPPFDDQVAEVRVTANPSQILENATDWPLGLVADRDGERCHGYEPEQIDALASVASDTTILVKADGARTRWFKAPGEHEPQLPTTTDVVVPIASAKIVGETLTDEHVHRPERVAAITGLERGDRIAVTDVATVLTSDRGGCKDVPDGATVIPLLNMVDTPALESTARDLAAEIHALRNVPHVALTRLLEDEPVIGVV encoded by the coding sequence ATGGACCTCCCCAGCGCACTCGAGGCCGAGGGAAACACCGTCTGCGTCGTCGGCGCTGGCGGCAAGAAATCGACGCTGTATGCGCTCGCTGGGCACCTCGAGCGGGCAGTCGTCACCGCCACGGTTCGGATTCCGCCCTTTGACGACCAGGTCGCCGAGGTTCGGGTGACTGCGAATCCAAGCCAAATACTCGAGAATGCGACTGACTGGCCGCTCGGACTCGTTGCTGACCGCGACGGCGAGCGGTGTCACGGCTACGAGCCAGAACAGATCGATGCACTCGCGAGCGTCGCATCCGACACCACCATTCTCGTCAAGGCCGACGGCGCACGCACGCGCTGGTTCAAGGCACCGGGCGAACACGAGCCACAACTGCCCACCACTACGGACGTGGTCGTTCCAATCGCCAGCGCGAAAATCGTCGGCGAGACCCTGACCGACGAACACGTTCACCGTCCGGAGCGCGTCGCCGCGATCACGGGCCTCGAGCGCGGGGATCGAATTGCTGTCACCGATGTCGCGACCGTCCTCACGAGCGACCGTGGTGGGTGCAAGGACGTGCCCGACGGCGCAACGGTAATCCCACTGCTGAACATGGTTGACACGCCGGCACTCGAGTCGACCGCACGCGATCTTGCTGCCGAGATTCATGCGCTTCGTAACGTTCCACACGTCGCTCTCACCAGGCTACTCGAGGATGAGCCAGTTATCGGCGTCGTCTGA
- the pyrE gene encoding orotate phosphoribosyltransferase, producing MTNQALIDALREADAVRFGEFELSHGGTSEYYVDKYLFETDPTCLEAIAEAFAERLDSDDKLGGVALGGVPLAAATSVAAGVPYVIARKQRKEYGTANLIEGRLEEGEEVVVVEDIVTTGTSLVEAVEALRDAGATVNRALVVVDREEGGRENVEDADLEMESLVTASELLADADRA from the coding sequence ATGACGAACCAGGCACTCATCGACGCGCTCCGCGAGGCTGATGCCGTCCGATTCGGCGAGTTCGAACTCTCCCACGGCGGCACCAGCGAGTACTACGTCGACAAGTACCTCTTCGAAACCGATCCCACCTGTCTCGAGGCCATCGCTGAGGCCTTCGCCGAGCGACTCGATTCGGACGACAAGCTCGGCGGCGTCGCACTGGGCGGCGTCCCACTCGCCGCTGCAACCAGCGTCGCGGCTGGCGTTCCCTACGTCATCGCCCGCAAGCAGCGCAAGGAGTACGGAACGGCCAACCTGATCGAGGGCCGACTCGAGGAGGGCGAAGAGGTCGTCGTCGTCGAAGATATCGTCACCACGGGAACCAGTCTGGTCGAGGCCGTCGAGGCGCTTCGCGACGCGGGTGCGACCGTCAACCGCGCACTGGTCGTTGTCGACCGCGAGGAAGGCGGCCGCGAGAACGTCGAAGACGCCGACCTCGAGATGGAGTCGCTCGTGACCGCGAGCGAACTGTTGGCCGACGCGGACCGCGCGTAA
- a CDS encoding CDP-2,3-bis-(O-geranylgeranyl)-sn-glycerol synthase, which produces MTLLETIVIAFWAMLPAYVPNNAAVLAGGGRPIDGGRTWDGKRVLGDGKTWRGTAAGITAGLALAGILTLFAGDVSSALGFEVPEFAPLAALGLAAGAMLGDILASFLKRRSGRERGAMFPGLDQLDFVVVSLPLTALLATDWFRTVFTWEVILVVVVVTPILHVTTNMIAYKLGLKNEPW; this is translated from the coding sequence ATGACACTACTCGAGACCATCGTGATCGCGTTCTGGGCGATGTTGCCGGCGTACGTGCCGAACAACGCCGCCGTGCTGGCCGGCGGTGGCCGGCCAATCGATGGCGGGCGAACCTGGGATGGAAAACGGGTCCTCGGCGACGGGAAAACGTGGCGCGGGACGGCTGCGGGTATCACTGCGGGGCTCGCACTCGCGGGCATTTTGACGCTGTTCGCTGGCGACGTGAGCAGCGCACTCGGCTTCGAGGTGCCGGAGTTTGCCCCGCTTGCGGCGCTCGGACTCGCTGCCGGTGCAATGCTTGGGGACATTCTCGCGTCGTTTCTCAAACGCCGCAGCGGCCGTGAACGCGGCGCGATGTTCCCCGGACTCGACCAGCTCGACTTCGTCGTCGTCTCCTTGCCCCTGACCGCGCTGCTTGCAACCGACTGGTTCCGCACGGTCTTCACGTGGGAGGTCATCCTCGTCGTCGTCGTGGTCACGCCAATCCTGCACGTCACGACGAACATGATCGCGTACAAACTCGGCCTGAAGAACGAGCCCTGGTAA
- a CDS encoding proline dehydrogenase family protein, protein MIPPIADRFVAGESAAEVLEHVSRLNGRNVGAIINLLGEHYGERPPVRSDAAEYRALAGDISRSNLDACLSVKPSQLGLDLGEDVFREELEGVVDAAAEHDVFVWIDMEDHTTTDATLDAFEALAHEYDGGVGVCVQANLKRTRTDLERLADVPGKIRFVKGAYDEPAAIAYTDSERVNREYEALLEYAFEHFHDGPTIAVGSHDDRMLERAIALHDEYGTDVEFQLLMGVREQRQYDLAAEYDVYQYVPYGGRWLSYFSRRVMERKENLRFALRAVLGR, encoded by the coding sequence ATGATCCCGCCAATCGCTGACCGGTTCGTCGCGGGGGAGTCGGCCGCCGAAGTCCTCGAGCACGTCAGCCGGCTCAACGGACGAAACGTCGGCGCAATCATCAACCTCCTTGGTGAACACTACGGCGAGCGACCACCAGTGCGCTCCGATGCAGCGGAGTATCGGGCGTTGGCTGGCGACATTTCCCGCTCGAATCTCGATGCCTGTCTCTCCGTGAAACCCTCGCAACTAGGTCTCGACCTTGGCGAAGACGTCTTTCGCGAGGAACTCGAGGGCGTCGTCGATGCCGCAGCCGAGCACGACGTCTTCGTCTGGATCGATATGGAAGATCACACGACGACCGATGCGACGCTGGATGCATTCGAAGCACTCGCTCACGAGTACGACGGCGGTGTCGGCGTCTGTGTACAGGCGAATCTCAAGCGAACGCGGACGGATCTCGAGCGACTGGCCGACGTCCCCGGAAAGATTCGGTTCGTCAAGGGAGCCTACGACGAGCCAGCAGCGATTGCATATACTGACTCCGAGCGAGTCAACCGCGAGTACGAGGCCTTGCTCGAGTACGCCTTCGAGCACTTTCACGACGGGCCGACGATTGCCGTCGGAAGTCACGACGACCGGATGCTCGAGCGCGCAATTGCCCTCCACGACGAGTATGGGACCGACGTCGAGTTCCAGCTGTTGATGGGCGTTCGCGAGCAGCGCCAGTACGACCTCGCCGCCGAGTACGATGTCTATCAGTACGTTCCCTACGGCGGCCGCTGGCTCTCGTACTTCTCTCGGCGCGTGATGGAGCGCAAGGAGAATCTCAGATTTGCCCTTCGGGCAGTGCTCGGACGCTAA
- a CDS encoding DUF502 domain-containing protein: MASWKRDFASGLIVLGPILITLYVIYWIYGIIAGITPGLILEWQAVEPFVPGGQEQAEELAQFLRVIVALTVLTILTLSVGYLMRTTVGGLVERLVDNIANRVPVMRVVYNASKMAAETAFGEQESLQKPVKLEVWEGLRMTAFKTGKVTEDGREVLFLPTSPNITTGFVIEVKSDRIQEIDEDVEDALTRVLSAGFGDSDRNRGMDAGVSIDVIDEARAGGNKNTDAADDD; this comes from the coding sequence ATGGCTTCGTGGAAGCGGGATTTCGCGAGTGGGCTGATCGTCCTCGGCCCGATCCTCATTACCCTCTACGTCATCTACTGGATCTACGGGATTATCGCCGGGATCACGCCGGGACTGATTCTCGAGTGGCAAGCCGTCGAGCCGTTCGTTCCGGGCGGCCAAGAGCAGGCCGAAGAACTCGCACAGTTCCTCCGTGTCATCGTCGCACTGACCGTCCTGACGATACTGACCCTCTCTGTCGGCTATCTCATGCGAACGACCGTCGGCGGACTCGTCGAACGGCTTGTCGACAACATTGCGAATCGTGTCCCCGTAATGCGCGTCGTCTACAACGCCTCGAAGATGGCTGCCGAAACCGCCTTCGGCGAGCAGGAATCCCTCCAAAAACCCGTCAAACTCGAGGTTTGGGAGGGACTTCGGATGACGGCGTTTAAGACCGGGAAAGTGACTGAGGACGGCCGAGAGGTCTTGTTCCTGCCAACGTCGCCGAACATTACCACCGGGTTCGTCATCGAGGTCAAATCCGACCGCATTCAGGAAATTGACGAGGACGTCGAAGACGCCCTCACGCGAGTCCTGAGCGCCGGATTCGGCGACTCGGACCGCAACAGGGGAATGGATGCCGGCGTGTCGATTGACGTGATCGACGAGGCGAGAGCCGGCGGGAACAAGAACACAGACGCCGCAGACGACGACTGA
- a CDS encoding nuclear transport factor 2 family protein — protein MATDDRADLIQAYFDAMDEEDPAIARDALADEFVYESLSGTLEGFDGFARYVNELRGLSNSTHEVSLLVHDEDASVAEGTVTGEKDDGTLEAKFCDVVEFDEHEESITRISVYLNDA, from the coding sequence ATGGCTACTGACGACCGAGCGGACCTGATTCAGGCGTATTTCGACGCGATGGACGAGGAAGACCCCGCGATTGCCCGTGACGCACTCGCCGATGAGTTCGTCTACGAATCGCTCTCGGGCACGCTCGAGGGATTCGACGGCTTCGCACGCTACGTCAACGAACTGCGCGGCCTCTCGAACTCAACACACGAGGTGTCGCTGCTCGTCCACGACGAGGACGCCTCCGTCGCTGAGGGGACAGTCACCGGCGAGAAGGACGACGGCACGCTCGAGGCGAAATTCTGCGATGTCGTGGAGTTCGACGAGCACGAGGAGTCGATCACGCGAATCAGCGTCTATCTGAACGACGCCTAA
- a CDS encoding branched-chain amino acid transaminase, translated as MGFDEMDVDTIWMDGEFVDWDDAQIHVLTHGLHYGSGVFEGARCYDTEEGPAIFRWEEHLDRLYQSAKPYEMEIDFSKEELTEATLELIERQELPSCYIRPIAYYGYNSLGVSPADCPTKTAIAVWPWGAYLGEEALEQGIEVMISSWRKHASSQIPTNAKTTGLYVNSMLAGEEARRNGFAEAIVLNKEGNVAEGPGENIFLVRDDEIYTPGLSESILDGITRDTVITLAEDLGYTVHDNVSISRGELNTADELFFTGSAAEVTPIRKVDNVVIGDGSRGPVTEDIQSEFFDVVERKTDAYDEWFTYV; from the coding sequence ATGGGATTCGACGAGATGGATGTCGACACGATCTGGATGGACGGCGAGTTCGTCGACTGGGACGACGCCCAGATCCACGTGCTCACGCACGGACTCCACTACGGCAGCGGCGTCTTCGAAGGCGCGCGCTGTTATGACACCGAAGAAGGGCCAGCGATCTTCCGCTGGGAGGAACACCTGGATCGACTCTACCAGTCCGCAAAGCCCTACGAGATGGAGATCGACTTCTCGAAGGAGGAACTCACCGAGGCCACGCTCGAGCTCATCGAGCGCCAGGAACTGCCCTCCTGTTACATCCGGCCAATCGCGTACTACGGCTACAACTCACTCGGCGTCAGCCCCGCCGACTGCCCGACCAAGACCGCTATCGCCGTCTGGCCGTGGGGCGCCTACCTCGGCGAGGAAGCCCTAGAGCAGGGCATCGAAGTGATGATCTCCTCGTGGCGAAAACATGCCTCGAGTCAGATTCCGACGAACGCGAAGACCACAGGCCTGTACGTCAACAGCATGCTCGCGGGCGAGGAAGCCCGCCGGAACGGCTTCGCAGAAGCCATCGTGCTGAACAAGGAAGGCAACGTCGCGGAAGGCCCCGGCGAGAACATTTTCCTCGTGCGTGACGACGAAATCTACACGCCCGGCCTCTCGGAGTCGATTCTCGACGGCATCACCCGCGACACCGTCATCACGCTCGCGGAGGATCTGGGCTACACCGTCCACGACAACGTCTCGATCTCTCGAGGTGAACTCAACACGGCCGACGAGCTGTTCTTCACCGGCTCTGCAGCCGAAGTGACGCCCATCCGGAAAGTCGACAACGTCGTCATCGGCGACGGCTCGCGCGGCCCGGTTACCGAAGACATCCAGTCGGAGTTCTTCGACGTCGTCGAACGCAAGACCGACGCCTACGACGAGTGGTTCACCTACGTCTGA
- a CDS encoding copper resistance CopC/CopD family protein yields MPRTPASSDRRPETRARMVAALAVVGLVAALALSSLAMPVAAHAYLSETDPANGEQVETLPEEVTLTFSGDGVQNADIAVTNPDGEDISSDPEINADDTQIVTVPLEASDGDAPEGMYTVDWEVLADDGHTTAGSFFFSLGDEPLDRDAVLEAYEDDDEVDDEVPPLETAAKGLLLVALVGLVGGPTAGALAVYPVADRLNSSTHVVDQRLKRLLAGAAVVLLAAVLALGYVQASAVGSPSLEVFLEFLEMPLGQAWTVQFVAALAVCGVLALGLAGIGSRPVWLGGTALGAVVVGAAVSWTSHSATAIDRLQGMTVDFVHIGGAALWVGGLVVLALVVPAVLRETPPADRAALAAGTIRRYSLLALAGVTLAGATGLALAAWHVPSLSALTESVYGTALSAKTLLVLLALGLGGLTRFVLLRHLEASASDESGTTTSFVRVVRLEVAVLVVVLLLSGLLTSVPTAAVVGGSDDGPELATIEREGDDIDIAVTALPAETSPAAAGEQFHLEADEPIVFEVAFTEAGAAGDNATPLESDQTVRLTADAVDGDTTFDVDLERTDDGTYAVVQPFADAGHWDIRVTGSPDEQFVSEWLEVYVAAEGGHDHDDHGDHDDHAEVEDHDHDDHAGVDDHDHDPDTDTDSAFATLLQFGAITVGIVGSLAVVVESVRFRDRDRGRD; encoded by the coding sequence ATGCCCCGAACCCCAGCATCGTCCGACCGCCGCCCTGAAACTCGCGCCCGCATGGTGGCTGCCCTCGCGGTCGTCGGCCTCGTGGCCGCGCTCGCGCTCTCGAGTCTCGCGATGCCGGTCGCGGCTCATGCCTACCTGAGCGAGACGGATCCCGCAAACGGCGAGCAGGTCGAAACGCTGCCAGAGGAGGTGACGCTGACGTTCTCCGGTGACGGCGTCCAGAATGCGGATATCGCCGTCACCAATCCAGATGGCGAGGACATCAGTAGCGACCCCGAAATCAACGCCGACGACACGCAGATCGTTACGGTTCCGCTCGAGGCCTCAGACGGCGACGCCCCCGAGGGCATGTACACCGTCGACTGGGAGGTCCTGGCCGACGACGGCCACACGACCGCCGGTTCCTTCTTCTTCAGCCTCGGTGACGAACCGCTCGACCGCGACGCCGTCCTCGAGGCCTACGAAGACGACGACGAAGTCGACGACGAGGTGCCACCGCTCGAGACCGCCGCGAAAGGACTCCTGCTGGTTGCACTCGTCGGCCTCGTCGGTGGGCCTACCGCCGGGGCACTGGCTGTCTATCCCGTTGCCGACCGGCTCAATTCCTCGACGCACGTCGTCGACCAGCGTCTCAAACGACTGCTAGCCGGCGCAGCCGTCGTGTTGCTCGCGGCGGTGCTCGCACTCGGCTACGTACAGGCTAGTGCGGTCGGCTCGCCGTCGCTCGAGGTGTTCCTCGAGTTCCTCGAGATGCCACTTGGACAGGCGTGGACCGTGCAGTTTGTAGCCGCACTCGCCGTCTGCGGCGTGCTGGCACTCGGCCTCGCAGGCATCGGTTCTCGCCCCGTCTGGCTCGGCGGCACCGCGCTCGGCGCGGTCGTCGTCGGCGCGGCAGTCAGCTGGACGAGTCACTCCGCGACGGCAATCGACCGCCTCCAGGGGATGACCGTCGACTTCGTCCACATCGGCGGCGCAGCGCTCTGGGTTGGCGGACTCGTCGTTCTCGCACTCGTCGTTCCCGCAGTCCTTCGAGAGACACCGCCAGCGGATCGGGCAGCGCTTGCCGCGGGCACGATCCGACGCTACTCGCTGCTCGCACTCGCTGGCGTGACGCTCGCCGGCGCGACCGGCCTCGCGCTTGCCGCTTGGCACGTCCCCTCGCTGTCGGCCCTCACGGAGAGCGTCTACGGCACAGCGCTCTCCGCGAAAACCCTGCTGGTCCTGCTGGCGCTCGGCCTCGGCGGCCTCACGCGGTTCGTCCTGCTTCGCCACCTCGAGGCCTCAGCAAGCGACGAGTCGGGGACGACCACTTCGTTCGTTCGCGTCGTCCGCCTCGAGGTCGCCGTCCTCGTCGTCGTTCTCTTGCTCTCCGGGCTGCTGACCTCCGTTCCGACGGCCGCAGTCGTCGGCGGTAGCGACGACGGTCCGGAACTCGCGACCATCGAACGCGAGGGCGACGACATCGATATCGCAGTGACGGCACTTCCCGCCGAGACGTCGCCCGCTGCTGCGGGCGAACAGTTCCACCTCGAGGCGGACGAGCCAATCGTCTTCGAGGTCGCGTTCACCGAGGCAGGCGCAGCCGGTGACAACGCGACTCCCCTCGAGTCGGACCAGACCGTTCGGCTCACGGCCGACGCCGTCGACGGCGACACGACGTTCGATGTCGACCTCGAGCGGACCGATGACGGTACGTACGCGGTCGTCCAGCCGTTCGCCGATGCCGGGCACTGGGATATCCGTGTGACTGGCAGTCCGGATGAGCAGTTCGTCAGCGAGTGGCTCGAGGTGTACGTGGCGGCGGAGGGAGGCCATGATCACGATGATCACGGAGACCACGATGACCATGCCGAAGTCGAGGACCACGACCACGACGACCATGCCGGAGTCGATGACCACGACCACGATCCAGACACAGACACTGACTCCGCGTTCGCCACGCTGCTTCAGTTCGGTGCCATCACCGTCGGCATCGTTGGCAGCCTCGCCGTCGTCGTCGAATCCGTCCGGTTTCGTGATCGGGATCGGGGTCGCGACTGA
- a CDS encoding beta-propeller fold lactonase family protein translates to MERPVKRRRLIQAMSGGLVVGVAGCLGGDDDTGNGDDETGDDHDDHDDDLEHDHDDDEGEEGDAPGSDGHAYAFSPDTIAIIDPEAGEVVDEITDGIDDNGWGDTRITADFGELYAIEESLDQVLVIDTETREIVAEVDIGPDATHMYHPNDDEMWVHADAEGTFYVIDTDDHSVIETVESGLEAEGHGKLLYHEDFGSMGYATNVNDPGAPVIDLENYERSDFIEFDDEEQGTHYKAYAPETGLAYFEYGDVTVVVDTEDDEIVDELEFAGGMYLTPDEQILGVLDGDQVRFLDATSDDSDELGAVDVGDGPDALRYYDGDDGLYAFTAHTMTDQASVIDVDALEVVETLAVGDIERPEDAHHLHRSAVAGDEYFFTPAEADGFVAVVNMAEQELIEHVEVADGVDTVQYVGDSGTGYTGKLR, encoded by the coding sequence ATGGAGCGCCCCGTCAAACGACGGCGATTGATACAGGCGATGAGTGGCGGACTGGTAGTCGGTGTTGCCGGCTGTCTCGGCGGCGACGACGACACCGGCAACGGTGACGATGAAACCGGAGACGATCACGACGACCACGACGATGATCTCGAGCACGATCATGACGATGATGAAGGTGAGGAGGGCGACGCACCCGGCAGCGACGGACACGCCTACGCGTTCAGCCCGGACACCATCGCGATTATCGACCCCGAAGCGGGCGAGGTCGTCGACGAGATCACCGACGGCATCGACGACAACGGCTGGGGCGATACCCGAATCACGGCTGATTTCGGCGAACTCTACGCCATCGAGGAATCGCTCGATCAGGTGCTCGTGATCGACACCGAGACGCGCGAAATCGTCGCCGAAGTCGACATTGGCCCCGACGCGACACACATGTACCACCCCAACGACGACGAAATGTGGGTCCACGCCGACGCAGAGGGGACGTTCTACGTCATCGACACCGACGACCACTCGGTCATCGAAACCGTCGAATCCGGCCTCGAGGCCGAAGGCCACGGCAAACTGCTGTACCACGAGGACTTCGGCTCGATGGGCTACGCGACGAACGTCAACGACCCCGGCGCGCCCGTGATCGACCTCGAAAACTACGAGCGAAGCGACTTCATCGAGTTCGACGACGAAGAGCAGGGCACCCACTACAAGGCCTATGCTCCAGAAACCGGCCTCGCGTACTTCGAGTACGGCGACGTGACGGTCGTCGTCGACACCGAGGATGACGAAATCGTCGACGAACTCGAGTTTGCAGGTGGGATGTACCTCACACCGGACGAGCAAATTCTCGGTGTTCTCGATGGCGATCAGGTTCGATTCCTCGATGCCACGAGCGATGACAGCGACGAACTCGGCGCGGTCGACGTCGGCGACGGTCCCGACGCGCTGCGCTACTACGACGGTGACGACGGACTGTACGCCTTCACCGCACACACCATGACCGACCAGGCGTCCGTGATCGACGTCGACGCCCTCGAGGTCGTCGAGACGCTCGCAGTCGGCGATATCGAGCGCCCCGAAGACGCCCACCACCTCCATCGCTCGGCGGTCGCCGGTGACGAGTACTTCTTTACTCCGGCCGAGGCAGACGGCTTCGTCGCCGTCGTCAACATGGCCGAACAGGAACTGATCGAGCACGTCGAAGTCGCAGATGGCGTCGACACCGTCCAGTACGTCGGCGACTCCGGCACCGGCTACACCGGTAAGCTTCGATAA
- a CDS encoding winged helix-turn-helix transcriptional regulator — MTTTRGQIRTHVQSNAGIHFNELVRESEFAPGQIQYHVRRLIDSGDLVRGEFYGRTHYYPPTYDEWERAALALFRRETTRELVVYLIEHEPAEPAAVAAALDIARSTLEYHLERLVERNIVDKSYDHRNQVTLTLANPERTGELLSAVEPTVPDRLVDRFTRLVDDLLEAGAESR, encoded by the coding sequence ATGACTACAACCAGAGGCCAGATCAGAACGCACGTCCAGTCGAACGCCGGCATCCACTTCAACGAACTCGTCAGGGAGTCAGAGTTCGCCCCGGGACAGATTCAGTATCACGTCCGGCGCTTGATCGACAGCGGCGACCTCGTCCGCGGCGAGTTTTACGGTCGCACTCACTACTATCCGCCAACCTACGACGAGTGGGAACGCGCCGCCCTCGCGCTCTTTCGACGCGAAACGACCCGCGAACTCGTCGTCTATCTCATCGAGCACGAACCCGCCGAACCCGCCGCAGTCGCCGCTGCCCTCGATATCGCTCGCAGCACCCTCGAGTACCACCTCGAGCGACTCGTCGAGCGCAACATCGTCGACAAATCCTACGACCACCGCAATCAGGTCACGCTTACGCTGGCAAATCCTGAACGGACCGGCGAGTTACTCTCGGCCGTCGAACCCACGGTCCCCGACCGGCTCGTAGACCGGTTCACTCGACTCGTCGATGACTTGCTCGAGGCCGGTGCTGAATCGCGCTAG
- a CDS encoding DUF7471 family protein, with protein sequence MHHTTPFDVEWVSPELAPVLLAIIILAVIGTTILFGCGLVAYSRRRSQRYLLITIVLGLLVARSVIGLGTVFGLVPMAFHHLMEHSVDFAIAVLILYAVYRSGASSSESVLESGGRNGD encoded by the coding sequence ATGCATCATACGACTCCGTTCGACGTCGAGTGGGTCAGCCCGGAACTCGCACCGGTACTGCTCGCGATCATCATTTTGGCGGTGATCGGCACGACGATTCTCTTTGGCTGTGGCCTCGTCGCCTACTCGAGGCGCCGATCACAACGCTATCTGCTGATTACAATCGTTCTTGGCCTGTTGGTTGCACGCTCGGTGATCGGACTCGGGACCGTGTTCGGACTCGTTCCGATGGCGTTCCATCACCTGATGGAACACAGCGTCGACTTCGCGATTGCCGTGCTCATTCTGTATGCAGTGTATCGAAGCGGTGCCAGTTCGAGCGAGTCGGTGCTCGAGTCCGGTGGAAGAAACGGTGACTGA
- the ribB gene encoding 3,4-dihydroxy-2-butanone-4-phosphate synthase has product MTGHHAGPRSSSSGDAETAATDVSTDATDDALEHALESLRAGEPILVHDAADREGETDLIYHADAVTPDAVARLRNDAGGLVCVALGHEIAETFDLPFYADEIDHPAAADHELGYDDRSSFSLTVNHRDTYTGITDADRSKTIQALGEAATEPAAVDFAEAFRVPGHVHLLKAAPDLLAQREGHTELGVALADAADRSPAVVVCEMLDDETGGALDPADARAYADRYDLAYLEASSVLERLG; this is encoded by the coding sequence ATGACCGGCCACCACGCCGGCCCGCGCTCGAGTTCGAGCGGTGACGCCGAGACGGCCGCAACCGATGTGAGCACCGACGCCACCGACGACGCACTCGAGCACGCTCTCGAGTCGCTGCGAGCGGGCGAGCCAATTTTGGTCCACGACGCGGCCGACCGCGAGGGCGAGACGGACCTGATCTATCACGCCGACGCCGTCACGCCCGATGCCGTGGCTCGCTTGCGAAACGATGCTGGCGGCCTCGTCTGTGTCGCCCTCGGCCACGAGATCGCCGAGACGTTCGACTTGCCCTTCTACGCCGACGAGATCGACCACCCCGCGGCCGCCGACCACGAACTCGGCTACGACGACCGCTCGTCGTTCTCGCTGACGGTCAACCACCGCGATACCTACACCGGCATTACGGACGCTGATCGCTCGAAAACCATCCAGGCACTCGGCGAGGCAGCCACCGAGCCGGCCGCCGTCGACTTTGCCGAGGCGTTTCGCGTCCCCGGCCACGTCCACCTGCTGAAAGCCGCCCCCGACTTACTCGCCCAGCGCGAGGGCCACACCGAACTCGGCGTTGCACTCGCCGACGCCGCCGACCGTTCGCCCGCCGTCGTCGTCTGTGAGATGTTAGACGACGAAACCGGCGGCGCACTCGACCCGGCTGACGCCCGCGCCTACGCCGACCGCTACGACCTCGCATATCTCGAGGCCAGTAGCGTCCTCGAGCGACTCGGCTAA
- a CDS encoding DUF120 domain-containing protein gives MSLTTESAVGPDELAVLKLLALEGGLEGDLKISCSRLADRLDASNQTASRRLQRLESAALLERDTVNDGQWVAITDAGERALHGEYEEYRRIFETDAEVALEGTVTSGMGEGRHYISLPGYQRQFEDRLGYEPFPGTLNVDLREDSVRRRSAVSSLEPVSIDGWEDDDRTYGPAVCYPATIETSDGETYEGAHTIAPERTHHDEDQLEVIAPIKLRDELALEDDDFVTVAVGDRQ, from the coding sequence ATGTCACTCACAACGGAGTCCGCCGTTGGCCCCGACGAGCTTGCAGTGTTGAAACTGCTGGCACTCGAGGGCGGACTCGAGGGCGATCTCAAGATTTCTTGTTCGCGGCTTGCAGACCGTCTCGACGCGTCGAATCAGACTGCCTCGAGACGCCTTCAGCGACTCGAGAGCGCCGCATTGCTCGAGCGCGATACCGTCAACGACGGCCAGTGGGTTGCGATCACCGATGCCGGCGAGCGCGCCCTTCACGGCGAGTACGAAGAGTACCGTCGCATTTTCGAGACGGACGCCGAAGTCGCCCTCGAGGGCACCGTCACGAGCGGCATGGGCGAGGGTCGCCACTACATCTCGCTGCCGGGCTATCAGCGCCAGTTCGAAGACCGCCTCGGGTACGAACCGTTCCCCGGCACGCTGAACGTCGACCTGCGCGAGGACAGTGTCCGCCGACGCAGCGCCGTCTCCTCGCTCGAGCCAGTTTCCATCGATGGCTGGGAGGACGACGACCGAACCTATGGTCCCGCTGTCTGCTATCCAGCGACGATTGAAACCAGCGACGGCGAGACCTACGAGGGCGCACACACAATCGCCCCCGAGCGAACCCACCACGACGAGGACCAACTCGAGGTCATCGCCCCGATCAAACTCCGCGACGAACTCGCACTCGAGGACGACGACTTCGTGACCGTTGCCGTGGGTGATCGCCAATGA